From a single Saccharomyces kudriavzevii IFO 1802 strain IFO1802 genome assembly, chromosome: 15 genomic region:
- the IRA2 gene encoding Ras GTPase activating protein IRA2 (similar to Saccharomyces cerevisiae IRA1 (YBR140C) and IRA2 (YOL081W); ancestral locus Anc_3.124), translating to MSQSTKNKKKERGTDAQSSHMTRTLVKHVLFERILPILPVQSNLRTYSEVEEYSSFVSCRSVLINVTVSRDANAMVEGSLDLIESLLQGHEIIADSDNGDVVESILITLRLLSDTLEYNWQNQESLQYSDISTHVEHEQEQKYRPKLNNILPDYSSTHNNGNKHFFHQTKPQSLIPELASRLIGSCSRLKFNTRTLQILQNMINHVHGNILTTLSSSILPRHKSYLARHNYPSHCRMIDSTLGHILRFVAASNPSEYFDFIRKSLQLPVIQTHAHSHSHSHSLPSSVYNSIVPHFDLFSFIFLTKHNFKKYLELIKNLSMALRKTIYHCLLLHFTAKAIMFWIMARPVEYYELFSLLRDHNDEPSKSINMLVHTLFEEIHSTFNVNSMITTSQSNHQGSSSPSTSSSSSPPSSSSSDNNQNIIAKSLSRQLSHHQSYTQQQQQPERKLHSSWATNSQSSTSLSSSASSSTTTDFSNNGQSGEYDPSLQDTPTMSNVTISASSLLSQTPTPTTQLQQRLNAAASAAAAAASPSSSTPSAYIEQSQSRASYDAPKIGHTGRDHDENFLSVTRLDNVLELYTHFDDTEVLPHTSVLKFLTTLTMFDIDLFSELYTSSFKYIPDCTTNRPRERTSSFNNPAHETGSEKTSGIKHITQGLRKLTSLPTSTKKSVKFIKMLMKNLNGTQVVSDVALLDTMRALLSFLTMTSAVFLVDRNLPSVLFAKRLIPILGTNLSVGQDWNSKTNHNLMICLKRNSATFIQLQLIFFSSAIQFDHELLLARLSIDTMANNLNMQKLCLYTEGFRLFFDIPSKKELRKAISVKISKFFKTLFSIIADILLQEFPYFDEQITDIVTSILDGTIINEYGTKKHFKGSSPSLCSTSRSRSGSTSQSSMTPVSPLGLDADICPMNTLSLVGSSTSRNSDNVNSLNSSPKNLSSDPYLSHLVAPRARHTLGGPSSIIRNKISTTLTSPPDTEKSSPVQRPQTESISATPMAITNSTPLSSAALGMRSPLQKIRTRRYSDESLGKFMKSTNNYIQEHLVPKELDEATLQDSRRIMINIFNIFKRPNSYFIIPHNLNSNLQWVSQDFRNIMKPIFVAIVSSDIALQKTAQSFMDTLLSNVINYSESDENISIEGYHLLCSYTVTLFAMGLFDLKIKNEKRQILLDITIKFMKVRSHLAGIAEASHHMEHINDSEKLTFPLIMGTVGRALFVSLYSSQQKIEKTLKIAYTEYLSAINFHERNIDDSDKTWVHNIEFVEAMCHDNYTTSGSIAFQRRTRNNILRFATIPNAILLDSMRMIYKKWHTYTHTKNLDKQELNDFRNFAGILASLSGVLFTNKKILEEVYPYLLDTVSELKKNIDSFISKQCQWLNYPDLLTRENSRDILSLELHPLSFNLLFSNLRLKLKELACSDLSIPENESSYVLLEQIIKMLRTILSRDDDNFVMMLFSTEIVDLIDLLTDEIKKIPAYCSKYLKAIIQVTKMFSALKHSEVNLGVKNHFHVKNKWLRQVTDWFQVSIGREYDFENLSKPLKEMDLLKRDMDILYIDTAIEASTAIAYLTRHTFLEIPPAASDPELSRSRSVIFGYYFNILMKGLEKSSDRDKFPVFLKHKMSVLNDNVILSLTNLSNTNVDASLQFTLPMGYSGNRNIRNAFLEVFINIVTNYRTYTAKSDLRKLEAADKCLQYTIEHPGLSSYGAAVCPASDIDAYAAGLINAFETRNATHIVVSQLIKNEIENSSRPTDILRRNSCATRSLSMLARSKGSEYLIRTLQPLLKKIIEKKEFFEIEKLRLEDSGAEHQVELFVKYMNELLEAISNSITYFPPPLFYICQNIYKVACEKFPHHALIAAGSFVFLRFFCPALVSPDSENIIDISHPSEKRTFISLAKVIQNIANGSENFSRWPALCAQKVFLKECSDRIFRFLAELCRTDRTIDIQVRTDSAPIAFDYQFLHSFVYLYGLQIRRNVLNEAKHDDGDIDGEDFYKTTFLLIDDVLGQLGQPKMEFSNEIPIYIREHMDDYPELYEFMNRHAFRNIKTSTAYSPNVHESTSSEGIPIITLTMSNFSDKHMDIDTIVYKFLQIYARIWTTKHCLIIDCTEFDEDGLDMKKFISLVMGLLPEVAPMNCIGCYYFNVNETFMDNYGKCLDKDNVFVSSKIPHYFINSNSDEDLMKSVGITGQGLKVLQDIRVSLHDITLYDEKRNRFTPVSLKIGDIYFQVLHETPRQYKIRDMDTLFDVKFNDVHEISRIFEVHVSSITGVPAEFTVTFQDGKRLIFSSPKYLEIVKMFYYAQIRLESEYEMDNNSGSFSSNSSVKDKQQKEKTKLLCHLLLVSLIGLFDENKKMKNNSYNLIAATEVSFGLNFGSHFHRSPEVYVPEDTTTFLGVIGKSLAESNPELTTYMFIYILEALKNNVIPHVYIPHTICGLSYWIPNLYQHVYLADDEEGPENISHIFRVLIRLSVRETDFKAVYMQYIWLLLLDDGRLTDIIVDEVINHALERDSENRDWKKTISLLTVLPTTEVANNIIQKIMAKIRSFLPSLKLEAMTQSWSELTILVRISIHVFFETSLLVQMYLPEILFIVSLLIDVGPRELRSSLHQLLMNVCHSLAINSALPQDHRNNLDEISDIFAHQKVKFMFGFSEDKGRILQIFSASSFASKFNILDFFINNILLLMEYSSTYEANVWKTRYKKYVLESVFTSNSFLSARSIMIVGIMGKSYITERLCKAMLVETMKVVAEPKITDEHLFLAISHIFTYSKIVEGLDPNLDLMKHLFWLSTLFLDARHPIIFEGALLFVSNCMRRLYMSQFENESEMSLISTLLRERRFASTFLRKIDSINGIVWNEDNFTHMIVFIINKGLSNPFIRNTAFDFLKMMFRNSYFEHQIDAKSDHYLCYMLLLYFVLSSNQFGELLGDVDFEGQMVAIENENTIPKVLLDWVSSDKDDANISLYQCAVLFKCSVTDEPSMFRFALIIRHLLRVKPICALRFYIVIRNEIRRISAFEQTSDCVPLAFDILNLLVTHSESNSLDKIHEESIEYLTKRGLFIVTSLNLFGKNSDMMLPLDIEPQGIYERKRIMTMILSRMSCST from the coding sequence ATGTCTCAGTCCACCaagaataagaagaaagagcGTGGTACGGATGCCCAATCGTCCCACATGACTCGGACGCTGGTTAAGCATGTTCTTTTCGAAAGAATCCTCCCCATTCTACCGGTACAATCCAATCTGAGAACATACTCAGAAGTGGAGGAGTATTCCTCATTTGTTTCATGTAGATCCGTTCTCATCAATGTCACCGTTTCCCGAGACGCAAACGCTATGGTGGAGGGCTCCTTAGATTTGATAGAATCACTTCTTCAAGGGCATGAAATCATTGCGGATAGCGACAACGGCGACGTTGTAGAGTCGATATTGATCACGCTAAGGCTATTAAGTGATACGCTGGAGTACAATTggcaaaatcaagaaagtcTCCAGTATAGTGACATATCGACCCACGTAGAGCACGAGCAAGAACAGAAATACAGACCGAAACTCAACAATATTTTGCCCGACTATTCTTCCACTCATAACAATGGCAataaacatttttttcatcaaacaAAACCGCAATCGTTAATACCGGAATTGGCATCGAGGTTAATTGGGAGTTGTTCGAGGCTGAAATTCAACACAAGAACCTTACAAATCTTGCAGAATATGATTAATCATGTGCACGGCAATATTCTGACCACACTAAGCTCCTCTATTCTGCCCCGCCATAAATCCTACCTGGCTAGACATAACTACCCTTCTCATTGTAGAATGATTGATTCCACTCTGGGCCATATTCTCCGATTTGTGGCAGCATCCAATCCATCTGAATACTTTGACTTTATTAGAAAAAGCCTACAGCTGCCCGTTATACAAACGCATGCGCATTCACACTCTCATTCACATTCATTACCATCTTCAGTCTATAACAGCATAGTGCCCCACTTTGATCTGTTCAGTTTCATCTTTTTAACCAAGCATAATTTCAAGAAGTACTTGGAACTCATCAAAAACTTGTCTATGGCATTAAGGAAAACGATATACCATTGTTTACTTTTGCATTTCACCGCTAAGGCAATCATGTTTTGGATAATGGCTAGACCCGTAGAGTATTATGAGCTCTTCAGTCTATTGAGAGATCATAACGATGAACCCTCTAAATCCATAAATATGTTGGTTCATACCCTTTTCGAGGAAATCCACTCTACTTTCAATGTAAACAGTATGATAACTACCAGTCAGAGCAATCATCAGGGTTCCTCTTCTCCTTCAACGtcttcgtcatcgtcaCCACCTAGCTCGTCGTCATCGGATAACAACCAAAATATAATAGCTAAATCTTTGAGTCGCCAACTTTCTCATCATCAATCCTACActcaacaacaacaacaacctGAGAGGAAACTTCATTCTTCATGGGCTACAAACTCTCAATCATCCACGTCATTGTCGTCATCAGCCTCTTCTTCTACAACAACAGATTTCTCTAATAACGGACAATCAGGAGAATATGACCCATCCTTACAAGACACTCCAACGATGTCCAACGTCACCATTAGTGCGTCTTCCTTATTATCTCAAACTCCAACACCAACAACACAATTGCAGCAACGGTTGAACGCAGCTGcttcagcagcagcagccGCTGCATCACCATCGAGTTCGACTCCAAGTGCTTACATTGAACAATCACAAAGTCGAGCCTCATATGATGCACCCAAAATCGGTCATACTGGCAGGGATCATGACGAAAATTTCCTATCGGTAACTCGTTTAGATAATGTTTTAGAGCTATACACGCATTTTGATGATACTGAAGTTCTACCGCATACGTCagttttgaagtttttgacCACTTTGACAATGTTCGATATCGATCTATTTAGTGAATTGTATACATCGTCATTCAAGTATATCCCCGATTGTACGACAAACAGGCCAAGAGAAAGAACAAGTTCATTCAATAACCCAGCACATGAAACAGGCTCAGAAAAAACTTCGGGCATTAAACATATTACACAAGGTTTGAGGAAATTGACTTCTTTGCCTACttcaacaaagaaaagtgtaaaatttataaaaatgttgatgaaaaatttgaatggAACTCAAGTCGTATCTGATGTTGCTCTTTTAGATACAATGAGGGCTTTACTATCATTTCTAACAATGACCTCTGCAGTCTTTCTGGTGGATAGAAACTTACCTTCGGTGCTTTTTGCCAAGAGACTCATTCCTATATTAGGGACAAATTTAAGCGTTGGTCAAGATTGGAATTCAAAAACGAATCACAATTTAATGATTTgtttgaaaaggaattcTGCCACGTTCATTCAATTACAattaatattcttttcttcggCTATTCAATTCGACCATGAATTATTGCTGGCACGTTTGAGCATTGATACGATGGCCAACAATTTAAACATGCAAAAGCTATGTCTTTATACTGAAGGATTCAGGTTATTCTTCGACATACCaagtaaaaaagaattgcGGAAAGCAATTTCAgtgaaaatttccaaattttttaaaacacttttttccatcatAGCCGATATTCTTTTGCAAGAGTTTCCATATTTTGATGAGCAAATCACCGATATAGTCACCTCTATTCTGGATGGTACAATTATTAATGAGTATGGTACCAAGAAGCATTTCAAAGGAAGCTCACCATCTTTATGTTCGACATCTAGATCGAGGTCAGGATCCACATCTCAAAGTTCGATGACACCTGTCTCTCCCCTGGGATTAGATGCAGATATATGTCCAATGAATACTTTATCCTTGGTTGGTTCGAGCACTTCAAGGAATTCCGACAATGTCAACTCTTTAAACAGTTCTCCAAAGAATTTATCGTCCGACCCATACCTGTCACACCTTGTTGCCCCAAGAGCTCGTCATACACTAGGTGGTCCATCCAGTATTATAAGGAACAAGATTTCTACTACATTAACCTCGCCTCCGGATACGGAAAAATCATCACCTGTACAGCGTCCACAAACTGAAAGCATCAGCGCCACACCTATGGCAATAACAAATTCTACACCCTTATCATCGGCGGCCTTGGGAATGCGATCGCCTCTACAGAAGATTAGAACGAGGCGCTATTCTGATGAAAGCTTGGGTAAATTCATGAAATCAACGAATAACTATATTCAAGAACATTTGGTGCCAAAAGAGTTGGACGAGGCTACTCTTCAAGATTCTAGAAGAATAATGATtaatattttcaacataTTCAAGAGACCTAATAGTTATTTTATTATCCCACACAACCTGAATTCCAATTTACAATGGGTGTCGCAAGACTTCAGAAATATTATGAAGCCAATTTTCGTTGCTATTGTAAGTTCGGATATAGCTTTACAAAAGACAGCCCAATCATTCATGGATACGCTGTTATCTAATGTTATTAATTATAGCGAATCAGATGAGAACATCAGTATTGAAGGTTATCACCTCCTTTGCAGTTATACTGTAACATTATTCGCCATGGGTCTTTTCGACTTGaagattaaaaatgaaaagcGTCAAATCCTTTTAGATATAACCATAAAGTTTATGAAAGTGAGGTCACATTTAGCTGGAATCGCTGAGGCTTCACATCATATGGAACACATAAATGATTCAGAAAAACTTACTTTCCCACTGATAATGGGGACCGTTGGTAGAGCTTTATTCGTTTCACTATATTCTAGTCaacaaaaaatcgaaaaaaCCTTGAAGATTGCATACACAGAATACCTGTCAGCTATCAATTTCcatgaaagaaatattgaTGACTCTGATAAGACTTGGGTCCACAATATTGAGTTTGTGGAAGCAATGTGCCATGATAATTACACTACTTCTGGCTCAATTGCATTCCAAAGGAGAACCAGGAATAATATTCTACGATTTGCTACTATTCCCAACGCAATATTACTTGACTCAATGAGAATGATTTACAAAAAGTGGCACACGTACACGCATACTAAAAACTTAGATAAACAAGAATTAAATGACTTCAGAAATTTCGCGGGTATTCTGGCTTCGTTGTCAGGTGTCTTATTCACTAATAAAAAGATATTAGAAGAAGTATACCCTTACCTGCTTGATACCGTCTcggaattaaaaaaaaatatagacTCTTTTATCTCGAAGCAATGCCAATGGCTAAACTATCCTGATTTATTAACGAGAGAAAATTCTAGGGATATTCTAAGTTTAGAGCTACATCCTTTGTCATTCAACTTACTTTTCAGTAATTTGAGGCTaaagttgaaagaattgGCTTGTTCAGATTTATCGATaccagaaaatgaaagctCCTATGTTTTATTAGAACAAATAATCAAGATGTTACGGACAATATTAAGTCGTGACGATGATAATTTTGTAATGATGCTTTTTTCCACAGAGATAGTTGACCTAATTGACCTATTGACGgatgaaatcaagaagatCCCAGCTTACTGTTCCAAATACTTGAAGGCAATTATTCAAGTGACCAAAATGTTTAGTGCTTTGAAGCATTCAGAGGTAAATTTGGGTGTGAAGAATCATTTTCATGTTAAAAACAAATGGCTGCGACAAGTGACTGATTGGTTTCAAGTTAGTATTGGAAGGGAatatgattttgaaaacttgtCAAAGCCACTAAAAGAAATGGATTTGCTGAAAAGAGATATGGACattttatatatagataCGGCGATCGAAGCTTCAACTGCGATTGCATATTTGACGAGGCATACTTTCCTAGAAATCCCACCAGCGGCCTCAGACCCTGAGTTATCCCGTTCCAGATCAGTGATATTTGGATACTACTTCAATATCTTGATGAAGggccttgaaaaaagtagTGATCGCGATAAATTTCcagtatttttgaaacaCAAAATGAGCGTCCTTAATGATAATGTTATCCTTTCGTTAACAAATCTTTCCAACACTAACGTTGATGCAAGTTTGCAATTCACCTTACCGATGGGCTATTCCGGCAATCGAAACATAAGGAATGCATTTTTGGAAGTATTCATTAATATTGTTACAAACTATCGTACCTACACTGCTAAATCCGATCTTAGGAAGTTGGAAGCAGCTGACAAATGTTTGCAATATACAATTGAACATCCTGGACTATCATCTTACGGGGCAGCAGTTTGTCCCGCTAGTGATATTGACGCTTATGCTGCTGGCTTAATAAATGCATTCGAAACAAGGAATGCCACTCATATTGTAGTGTCACAGCTCATCAAAAATGAGATTGAGAATTCATCTAGACCTACTGATATTCTTAGAAGAAATAGCTGTGCTACGAGGTCCTTATCTATGTTAGCCAGGTCCAAGGGTAGTGAATATTTGATCCGTACTTTGCAACCATTGCTTAAAAAGATTATTGAGAAGAAGgagttttttgaaatcgAGAAATTGAGATTAGAGGATTCAGGCGCAGAACACCAAGTGGAACTTTTTGTTAAATATATGAATGAACTGCTAGAGGCGATATCAAACTCAATCACTTATTTCCCACCTCCTctattttatatttgtcaaaatatatacaagGTTGCGTGTGAAAAGTTTCCACACCATGCTCTCATTGCTGCTGGCTCTTTCGTATTTCTACGTTTTTTTTGTCCTGCTTTGGTTAGCCCTGATTCCGAAAATATTATAGACATCTCCCATCCTAGTGAAAAGCGTACATTTATCAGCTTAGCTAAAgttattcaaaatatcgCTAACGGTTCAGAGAATTTTTCCAGATGGCCAGCTTTGTGCGCTCAAAAGGTCTTCCTCAAGGAATGTAGCGACAGAATTTTTAGATTCCTCGCTGAACTTTGCCGAACAGATCGTACGATAGATATCCAAGTTAGAACAGATTCTGCCCCAATAGCCTTTGATTAtcagtttcttcattcCTTTGTTTATCTTTATGGACTTCAAATTAGAAGAAATGTACTTAACGAAGCAAAACATGATGATGGTGACATTGACGGAGAAGATTTTTATAAAACAACATTCTTACTCATCGATGATGTCCTCGGTCAACTAGGtcaaccaaaaatggaGTTTTCTAACGAAATACCAATATATATCAGGGAACATATGGACGACTACCCGGAACTGTATGAGTTCATGAATAGACACGCATTTAGAAACATTAAAACATCAACAGCGTACAGTCCAAACGTTCACGAGTCTACTTCAAGTGAAGGTATTCCGATCATTACTTTAACAatgtcaaatttttcagacaAACATATGGATATTGATACGATCGTTTATAAGTTTCTGCAGATTTATGCTCGAATCTGGACCACCAAACATTGTCTTATTATTGATTGCactgaatttgatgaagatggacttgatatgaaaaaattcatttcattGGTGATGGGATTATTACCGGAAGTTGCACCAATGAATTGTATCGGGTGTTACTATTTTAATGTAAACGAAACGTTCATGGATAACTATGGGAAATGCTTGGACAAAGATAAtgtatttgtttcttcaaaaattcctCATTATTTCATCAATAGTAATTCTGATGAAGATCTAATGAAATCCGTAGGAATAACAGGGCAAGGTTTGAAAGTTTTGCAAGACATCCGTGTCTCTTTACATGACATCACCCTGTATGACGAAAAAAGGAATAGGTTTACTCCAGTTTCGCTGAAGATAGGTgatatttattttcagGTCTTACATGAAACCCCTAGACAATACAAAATAAGAGATATGGATACCTTATTTGATGTCAAATTTAATGACGTCCATGAAATCAGccgaatttttgaagtacATGTTTCTTCGATAACTGGGGTACCTGCCGAGTTTACAGTAACTTTCCAAGATGGAAAAAGGCTGATTTTTAGTAGCCCCAAATATCTCGAGATTGTGAAAATGTTTTATTACGCACAAATTCGGCTAGAAAGTGAATATGAAATGGACAACAATTCGGGCAGCTTTTCCTCAAATTCAAGTGTCAAAGATAAAcagcaaaaagaaaaaacaaaattgtTGTGCCACCTACTACTAGTATCACTTATTGGCTTGttcgatgaaaataaaaaaatgaaaaataattcatATAATCTAATAGCTGCTACCGAGGTATCATTTGGTTTGAACTTTGGCTCGCATTTTCATCGTTCTCCTGAAGTATACGTTCCTGAAGATACCACTACATTCTTAGGTGTAATCGGGAAATCACTTGCGGAATCCAATCCCGAATTGACCACCTATATGTTCATCTATATTCTTGAAGCGTTAAAGAATAACGTGATTCCTCATGTTTACATTCCTCATACAATCTGTGGTTTATCTTATTGGATTCCGAACCTGTATCAGCATGTGTATTTGGCTGACGACGAAGAAGGTCCTGAAAACATATCGCATATTTTTCGCGTGCTCATCAGACTTTCCGTGAGAGAAACTGATTTTAAGGCAGTATACATGCAATATATTTGGCTGCTTCTTTTGGATGACGGCCGCTTGACTGATATTATCGTCGACGAAGTTATCAACCACGCTTTAGAGAGAGATTCCGAAAACCGCGactggaagaaaacaatatcaTTATTAACTGTTCTACCAACTACCGAGGTTGCcaataatatcattcaGAAAATAATGGCGAAAATTAGATCATTCTTACCGTCTCTAAAATTAGAAGCTATGACCCAAAGTTGGTCCGAACTAACAATACTGGTTAGAATAAGCATCCATGTTTTCTTCGAGACCTCTTTACTGGTACAAATGTACTTGCCCGAGATCTTATTTATTGTATCATTGTTAATTGATGTTGGGCCAAGGGAGCTCAGGTCATCATTACACCAGCTGCTAATGAATGTGTGTCATTCCTTGGCCATTAACTCTGCATTACCACAAGATCACAGAAATAATCTAGACGAGATAAGTGACATATTCGCTCATCAGAAAGTGAAGTTTATGTTTGGATTCAGTGAGGACAAAGGAAGAATTTTACAAATATTCAGCGCATCTTCGTTTGCAAGCAAGTTCAATATTCTGGATTTCTTTATTAACAATATATTATTGCTGATGGAATATTCTTCAACCTATGAGGCAAATGTATGGAAGACAAGATATAAGAAGTATGTTTTGGAATCTGTGTTCACCAGCAACTCTTTCCTTTCAGCACGCTCGATCATGATCGTTGGTATAATGGGTAAATCTTACATAACTGAGCGATTATGCAAGGCTATGCTAGTGGAGACAATGAAAGTTGTTGCCGAGCCGAAGATTACCGACGAACACCTTTTCTTAGCCATTTCTCATATCTTTACTTATTCCAAGATTGTCGAGGGGTTAGATCCAAACCTAGATTTAATGAAGCACTTGTTTTGGCTTTCAACTCTTTTCCTTGACGCGCGTCATCCcataatttttgaaggtgCTCTCTTATTTGTGTCAAATTGTATGAGGCGTCTATATATGTCCCAGTTTGAAAACGAGAGCGAAATGTCATTAATTAGTACATTGCTGAGGGAGAGAAGGTTTGCTTCTACTTTTCTTAGGAAAATTGACTCTATCAATGGTATCGTTTGGAATGAAGATAATTTTACGCACATGATTGTGtttattatcaataaaGGGTTATCTAACCCTTTCATCAGGAATACGgcctttgattttttgaagatgatgttCAGAAATTCCTATTTCGAACATCAAATTGATGCAAAATCTGATCATTATTTGTGCTACATGCTCTTACTTTATTTCGTTTTAAGTTCCAATCAATTTGGAGAACTTCTGGGCGatgttgattttgaaggaCAGATGGTCGCAATTGAGAACGAAAATACCATTCCAAAGGTTTTATTAGACTGGGTGAGTTCTGACAAAGACGATGCTAACATTTCACTCTACCAATGTGCAGTGCTGTTCAAGTGTTCAGTTACGGATGAACCAAGTATGTTCAGGTTTGCGTTAATTATTAGACATCTATTAAGAGTGAAACCTATTTGTGCATTGCGCTTTTACATCGTTATTCGTAACGAAATAAGAAGAATTTCGGCATTTGAACAAACCTCGGACTGTGTTCCACTGGCCTTCGATatc